In a single window of the bacterium genome:
- a CDS encoding DUF3365 domain-containing protein, with amino-acid sequence MTNTTRILAALLVGLAPAAGAAVGSEPPSPAAEEVPVHIETCRGAMDELGKALKARLLAAMADGGPGGALSVCSEEAAAIADSVGSARGLLVGRTSLRTRNPRNAPDDWERGILLDFAARREQGEKISDLDAWTFESDEDGHRTFRYMRAIVTAPPCLECHGHDLAPEAAAGLAELYPEDTAIGFAVGDIRGAFTTSLPLLD; translated from the coding sequence GTGACGAACACGACACGGATCCTGGCTGCGTTGCTCGTCGGTTTGGCGCCCGCGGCCGGGGCGGCCGTCGGGAGCGAGCCGCCCTCGCCTGCGGCGGAGGAGGTGCCCGTCCACATCGAGACCTGCCGCGGCGCCATGGACGAGCTGGGCAAGGCGCTCAAGGCCAGGCTCCTGGCCGCCATGGCCGACGGCGGTCCCGGCGGCGCGCTGTCGGTGTGCAGCGAAGAGGCCGCCGCCATCGCCGATTCCGTCGGCTCCGCGCGGGGGCTGCTCGTGGGGCGCACCAGCCTGCGGACGCGCAACCCGCGCAACGCGCCCGACGACTGGGAACGCGGCATCCTCCTCGACTTCGCGGCGCGCCGCGAACAAGGCGAGAAGATCAGCGATCTGGACGCCTGGACCTTCGAGAGCGACGAGGACGGCCACCGCACCTTCCGCTACATGCGCGCCATCGTGACAGCGCCGCCGTGCCTCGAGTGCCACGGCCACGACCTGGCGCCGGAAGCGGCGGCCGGACTCGCCGAGTTGTATCCGGAGGACACGGCCATCGGCTTCGCGGTCGGCGACATCCGCGGCGCCTTCACCACGAGCCTGCCGCTGCTGGACTGA